The genomic window tttaatttattgaatatattaaaatattaaaattttttattattatatcacTGTCATAGGCTAATATTGAAAATAaaggataatttttttattatttactgtCATAAGCTATTGATAATCCAAGAGTCAATATATCAGATAATGTCTTTCTTTAAAATCTGACTAGCATTTCTAGACTTGGATTATATTTTTGACAATTTTTTAGCTAGCCTCTTACAATGCTAAAATTGATCGTGAGAACTGTTGATGATCCCTTATTTTATTTTGTGATCAAACTATGTATGTGTATGTAGTTGTTCAAATTGGCATGTGTTTATCCTTCTCTATATATACAAAGGTGATTGCTATGatgtttaaaaatatttatttaacttattaaaaaagttaaaaattaatatttaattttaaaaatataaaaataaataattgttaaatatttaaaatttatcttaaaaaaaaaaattagccaccaaATTATAGATATTATAAAATTTGTTGCATTTTTTATGCTGAGTTTGAATAATGAAAAATACGTGGTTATGCTGGTTAGTTATAGTTTCTGCATTCGAATTAATTCGCTGGAAACAATTATAAATTTGTTGTAGtttgaaattattttgaaattttgcTAATCTGTTATTGTTATGTTAACATCAGTGTATGTAATACTCAATTGCATCCATTAATAGAACTTATAAAATATGTAGATTTTTCTGTCTCATTATTTTTCGTCATTGTTAGCTTCGCTATTCCACTATTTTTCTTAATGTCTTCGATGATTAAGGGAAGTTTCTTTCTCTTATTTCCTTTGTTTTGCCCTTGTTTTGAGCTTTTCCTGTGTTCATCTTTGTTTCTACGCTTTCTGCTTTTAGCCATGATCTCATTTCTTTGGATTTGttagctcttttctttttatctttaacGGCTTTTGCACaattattttcttcatgttttatgagtccacaataataacaaaaatttggCAATCTCTCATACCTGAAGTCAACCTAGATCAACCCATCCTCCTTTCTTCCAAGACTTGCTCCTTTTAATAGTGGCTTGTTTGTGTTTACAGTGATGGTCGCCTTAAGGAATCTTGTTTGGTCTCTAGCAAGTTCATATATCTTGCATTCTTTTCCCTCTCCTAGGCTTGCAGCAATTTTCCTGCCTAATCTGGTCGTTTTGCAATGCTTGGGCATATTCCACATTTGGATAGTGATGTTTGTTTGTTTGGTCCTTTTCCCCCAACTCCTCCATTCTATCCCATTTTTTTGAGAGAGGCCGTAAGTTCTTAAAAGGCGATGAATTCCCCTTTAGGTTTCAACTCCACTACTCTCATTCTCTTCGGTTTCTTCCATACATTATGCACGACAAAGTGGATCCATGAGTTGTTTATGTTTTTGTTCAAGGTTTGTGTTCTGTGTTACATGTTTTACAATTGTGTTTGACATTTATGGTGTTGTCAATAGAACAGGATTCTACCGATTTGAGATCAGTACAAAGACAAAAGGGTACACAATATTGTACGGACATTTTTCACTTCACTTCTTCAAACTGTAGGAGAGCCCTTGGCTTCAAGGATGATGGACCCACGTTGTACGCTGGGGGAACTTGCTCCAACTAGagttttgcaaaaaaaaaaaaataataataatagttataTACGAATGTATATATTTGTCCATTATTATAAAGTAATTATCTAAATAGGTTTATGAGAATTTTAAAAGTGGACACTTTAGTccgtaaaaaaaattaagagcacTGATAATCTATAACATTATCAAAATAAGACTATCTTTGCCTCTTAGAGAATCATCCTCATTTAAGTCAGTCGCTAACTTTACATTATCCTTATCAGCTTGGGAATCAATCTGTTTCTGAGCCTTGAACACAGTATCACCAAAACAACAAGAATAATCTGGGTGCTCCACAAGTTCCTAGGCACTTACAATTTTCAATCATTATTTCTCTGGCCATATTATCTACTTCAGATGCGGGAATAGTTTTTCATTGTGCTGCATGCTTGTCAGGATCCAACATAGTACAGTAAGCATCGTGAATCCTCATGAACTCGTTCGCCGATGGGCCGATCGCTCGCCGCCATATCTGGGTGGCAGACTCTGGTTAAAACTAGTTGGTTGAAACTAGCTGTTAAAAAGTGGTTATTGAAAAATACCCGTTACAAACACAAATACAAATATGAGACGAGGCTTGAATATGTTTGCTCACACTTAACTCTTAATGGATGGGAACTATGATTTCAATGACAAGTCTTTGGATGACTTGGCTGAGAAAATTGTGTTCAATGACTCAGATGACTTTGATGGCATAAATCCGAGTGATTgaattaagaaatttttttttgatgaCTCAGATCAACGCCAACTTGAAATTGTTTTGCAATTGTATGAGAAAGTTTCTTTGCCCAAAACTCTTAGAAGGATAGATAAAGGTCGTTAAGAAGGACATCAACGACTTTTCAACGATTACTTTGCACCTAACCTAGTATACCTTGGTGATATATTTTAACGGCGATTTCAAATGAAAAAACATGTATTTCTTTACATTATTGAAGCCCTTTCTGAGGTAGATCCATATTACCAGCAAAAAGTCAATGCCGTAGGAAATAAAGGCTTATCTCCATTACAAAAATGCACAACTGCCATGAGTATGTTAGCATATGGAGTTTCGGCTGACGTTGTTGATGATTGCACACAAATAGGTGAAAGCACTGCAATTGAGTGCTTGGAAAAGTTTGTTGAAGATGTAATTTCAGCTTTTGAGTGTGAATTCTTCTGTACCTCAAATTCGAATGATGTACAATGCTTTCTAAAGATAGGAGAGAACCGTGGCTTTCCCAACATGAAGGGAAATAT from Arachis ipaensis cultivar K30076 chromosome B09, Araip1.1, whole genome shotgun sequence includes these protein-coding regions:
- the LOC107615012 gene encoding uncharacterized protein LOC107615012 — its product is MDGNYDFNDKSLDDLAEKIVFNDSDDFDGINPTLSEVDPYYQQKVNAVGNKGLSPLQKCTTAMSMLAYGVSADVVDDCTQIGESTAIECLEKFVEDVISAFECEFFCTSNSNDVQCFLKIGENRGFPNMKGNIDCMHWKWKDYPKVWKCMFLSDYCGVPTIVLETDVSSSDL